From a region of the Streptomyces tirandamycinicus genome:
- the hpnC gene encoding squalene synthase HpnC: MTGTRQVRPDASTRTTLAKAADENFPVAPFFLPRAWRDDLMAVYGYARLVDDIGDGDLAPGGADARHLGLDPERADDRLAMLDAFEADLLRIFPGNGNGEGEGRGDGGGPRHPLLRALVPTVRRRALAPEPFLGLIEANRQDQLVRRYRTWDDLTRYCELSANPVGRLVLAITGTASPERIRRSDAVCTALQIVEHLQDVAEDLAADRVYLPADDMKDFRVTEGDLAAPSAGEPVRALIAHEAARAGRLLDEGIPLVGSVHGRLRLLLAGFVAGGRAALAAIADAGHDVLPGPPRPTRTRLMREVGAVLHRARREG, from the coding sequence GTGACAGGTACCCGGCAGGTGCGCCCCGACGCCTCCACGCGCACCACGCTCGCCAAGGCCGCGGACGAGAACTTCCCCGTGGCCCCCTTCTTCCTGCCCCGGGCCTGGCGCGACGACCTCATGGCCGTCTACGGATACGCCCGGCTCGTCGACGACATCGGCGACGGCGACCTCGCCCCGGGCGGAGCCGACGCCCGCCACCTCGGGCTCGACCCCGAGCGGGCCGACGACCGGCTCGCGATGCTCGACGCCTTCGAGGCCGACCTGCTGCGGATCTTCCCCGGCAACGGCAACGGCGAAGGTGAAGGCCGCGGCGACGGCGGCGGCCCCCGCCATCCCCTGCTGCGGGCGCTGGTGCCGACCGTACGCCGCCGCGCGCTCGCCCCGGAGCCGTTCCTCGGCCTGATCGAGGCCAACCGCCAGGACCAGCTCGTCCGCCGCTACCGGACCTGGGACGACCTCACCCGCTACTGCGAACTGTCCGCCAACCCCGTGGGCCGGCTCGTCCTGGCGATCACCGGTACGGCCAGCCCCGAGCGGATCCGCCGGTCCGACGCCGTGTGCACCGCGCTCCAGATCGTCGAGCACCTCCAGGACGTCGCCGAGGACCTGGCCGCGGACCGCGTCTACCTCCCGGCCGACGACATGAAGGACTTCCGGGTCACCGAGGGCGACCTGGCCGCACCGAGCGCGGGCGAGCCGGTGCGCGCCCTGATCGCCCACGAGGCCGCGCGCGCCGGCCGGCTGCTGGACGAGGGCATCCCGCTCGTGGGCAGCGTCCACGGCCGGCTGAGGCTGCTGCTCGCCGGCTTCGTCGCCGGGGGACGCGCAGCCCTCGCCGCCATCGCGGACGCCGGCCACGACGTCCTCCCCGGGCCGCCCCGGCCCACCAGGACCCGGCTGATGCGCGAAGTGGGAGCCGTCCTGCACAGAGCGCGTAGAGAGGGGTGA
- the hpnD gene encoding presqualene diphosphate synthase HpnD yields the protein MEEFTHRSAPVRAAYSYCEAVTGTQARNFAYGIRLLPADKRQAMSALYAFSRRVDDIGDGLLGGTAKRERLEATRELLGRIRDGAVDEDDTDPVAVALADAAQRFPIPLDALDELIDGVLMDVRGETYETWDDLKVYCRCVAGAVGRLSLGVFGTLPGARGSERAPEYADTLGLALQLTNILRDVREDAGNGRTYLPGDDLAKFGCTGGFHRASPPSGADFTGLVHFEVRRARGLFAEGYRLLPMLDRRSGACVAAMAGIYRRLLDRIERDPMAVLRGRVSLPGREKAYVAVRGLSGLDARHISRNTVRRRV from the coding sequence ATGGAGGAGTTCACCCACAGGTCCGCGCCGGTCCGGGCCGCGTACAGCTACTGCGAGGCCGTCACCGGGACGCAGGCGCGCAACTTCGCCTACGGCATCAGGCTCCTGCCCGCCGACAAGCGCCAGGCCATGTCCGCGCTCTACGCCTTCTCCCGGCGTGTCGACGACATCGGCGACGGCCTGCTCGGCGGGACCGCCAAGCGGGAACGCCTCGAGGCGACCCGGGAACTGCTCGGCAGGATCCGCGACGGCGCGGTGGACGAGGACGACACGGACCCGGTCGCCGTGGCCCTCGCGGACGCGGCGCAGCGCTTCCCCATCCCGCTCGACGCCCTCGACGAGCTCATCGACGGCGTCCTCATGGACGTCCGCGGCGAGACGTACGAGACCTGGGACGACCTCAAGGTCTACTGCCGGTGTGTCGCGGGCGCCGTCGGGCGGCTCTCCCTCGGCGTGTTCGGCACCCTGCCCGGCGCGCGCGGCAGCGAGCGGGCCCCGGAGTACGCCGACACGCTCGGACTGGCCCTCCAGCTCACCAACATCCTGCGCGACGTCCGCGAGGACGCGGGCAACGGCCGTACCTACCTGCCCGGCGACGATCTCGCCAAGTTCGGCTGCACCGGCGGCTTCCACCGCGCGAGCCCGCCGTCCGGCGCCGACTTCACCGGGCTCGTCCACTTCGAGGTGCGGCGCGCCCGGGGGCTGTTCGCCGAGGGCTACCGGCTGCTGCCCATGCTGGACCGGCGTAGCGGCGCCTGTGTCGCCGCCATGGCCGGGATCTACCGCAGGCTGCTGGACCGCATCGAGCGCGACCCGATGGCCGTCCTGCGCGGCCGGGTCTCCCTGCCCGGCCGGGAGAAGGCGTACGTCGCCGTGCGCGGTCTCTCCGGACTCGACGCGCGTCACATCTCCCGCAACACCGTCAGGAGGCGCGTCTGA